In Pyrus communis chromosome 1, drPyrComm1.1, whole genome shotgun sequence, the following are encoded in one genomic region:
- the LOC137740781 gene encoding late embryogenesis abundant protein At1g64065-like yields the protein MAVESNQTSDQERANSQPEQQELKRKKRIRLAIYIAVFVVFQIIVITALSLTVLKVKSPKVRLGAVDVQNLTAAPATPSFDMTFATQIRIKNTNFGRYKFDASTIKFDYDGATVGQVSIPKGKAGMLSTKKIDVTVNLSTKGLPSSKNSSLRTELSTGVLRLMSEARVKGKVELMMVMKKNKSAKMDCTLEVNLSTKKIKYLKCE from the coding sequence atggcggtGGAAAGCAATCAGACAAGTGACCAAGAGAGGGCGAATTCGCAACCGGAGCAGCAGGAGCTCAAACGGAAGAAGAGAATCAGATTGGCAATCTACATTGCTGTGTTTGTTGTGTTTCAGATCATAGTGATCACCGCACTAAGCCTCACCGTGCTGAAAGTAAAGTCGCCGAAGGTGCGACTTGGTGCCGTCGACGTGCAAAATCTCACGGCCGCCCCTGCAACGCCCTCGTTCGACATGACATTCGCAACCCAAATCAGGATCAAGAACACAAATTTCGGTCGGTACAAGTTTGACGCAAGCACTATTAAGTTTGACTACGATGGCGCGACTGTCGGGCAAGTTAGCATTCCCAAGGGCAAGGCCGGAATGTTGTCGACCAAGAAGATTGATGTCACGGTGAATTTGAGTACCAAGGGGCTGCCGAGCTCCAAAAACTCCAGTCTTCGTACTGAACTGAGCACCGGGGTTTTGCGGCTGATGAGCGAAGCGAGGGTGAAAGGAAAGGTGGagttgatgatggtgatgaagaAGAACAAGTCTGCGAAAATGGACTGCACTTTGGAAGTTAACCTGTCAACcaagaaaattaaatatttgaaatGCGAGTGA